aattgttgtttatGCCTGTTTAGAGGAGTACAGATTATCATTTAGGGGTTATGTAATTATTATGTTTAGAGATTAACTGGCCTAAATGACCGTTATTGCAGATATGGCAACacaatgtttatctctcagaatgttcggtaatacgtttattgcttgtgatgtgtgtctatgtatgtattaacacgatgtactgaacggggtgagaatagcttgagctacctcatccctttgtgtgtattttacctctataaacttatttcaatttcaaatggaggggaaagggggagggggtagcCAAACTGTTCCCCTGCTTTAGTTAAATCTCTTAGATGCAGTGTGGACTTGATCACTGCAGTATTTGTTGACCATTAATCTAATTTTCACTTAAGTATCTTAATCAGTTTTTGTATGTTGTTGCTGAGTTTAACAATAATTAGTACTATTGATTTATTACAAGTGCATAAAGTGTTTATATTTAGTTATAAATTATTATAACAAACTTTGAACACTTTGAGTGTTGGCACAAGATTTTGTCTAGGTGCTAGTGAGGTTTTTGCCTGTGATTATATTACCCATTCGTTCCTGCAGATTGGAACTGGGATCTTAGCTGGTACCATTGTGAATAATCCATAATTCCCAGCTTATAGTATAATTCATATTTCCGAATGAAATGTCAAATTTTGGCTGGTAGTCCAAacttcttctatatatatatccctAGACGCCAGGGTTTCAGATATTCAATGTGGGATGTATTAGTGTAGGGCATGAATGCGAGATGAGGAATGCCATAGGTGCTAATAATTCATAACAAGCACTTGCCCAAGTACACTACCAGGTGAGCACGAACACTAGTACACAACCAGGTGAGCACGGACACAGGTACACCCCCAGGTGTCTTGCTGACCCTAGCGTGGCTGGTGTGGTccgtgtggtatccatatgcaacatggtgtgggtgttgcaggTGGCGTCCACCACCTGGATGATCAACTTCCTCAAGTTGGCGCACTTCAACGATGACAACCCGGCCATCCCTGACGTGCCGCCTGAGGAGAAAGAGAAACTTAAGTACTTGGTGAGTGGCGCTTACTGGTTTATTAGTTCTCTGATGGGTACTCTGCCTTTTAGTTCTCTAGTAGGCATTCCTTTACTAGTTCTCTAGTAGACATTCCTTTACTTGTTCTCTGGTAGGCACTCTGCTTTATTAGTTTTCCAGTGTGCACTCTGCTTTATTCTTTCTCTGCTGCATTTATTAAtattgttgcctcttgtgtgactGTTAAAGTCTCTTGTATTCCTTACAGAGCTTCTCGCTGGATTAGTATTTGCTGTGCCTGCTGATGTGTACATTGCTTTCCTTAGGCATTCTCTTCATCGCTTTTATGCTATAGGTCATATCTGTGTGTTGCTGCTCGTGTAGCGAGCTGCTCTAGTCGTTTCCTTGCTTCTGATTTTACCTGAATTTGGCCTGTGGGTCaccaatactagtggcctcgatgaggacaggaagcctacGGCTGTACTGTGTTAGACGGTTACCCTCAGGTAAATTCTTTGTGGTGCGTACGTACCCAGGACTAAATACAGTCCGGAGATGCAAGCGAGAATAGGCTGCAGAGGACAGGCATCCCAGGACAACAACTTCACGTCTTGTACCTTTTCATATATGCATCAACACAAAATATTTAGATGTTGTAATTATCGATTATAATGCTTCTCATTAAACGTGACGGGAAAATGACAGATAATTGAGTAATATATTCAGTTTAAATTAAAAACAATATGGTGAGAAtaatacagtgtgtgttgctagcCCAAGTACGGTGCCCGCCATGATGTTGTCAACGACATCTACCCGGTGCCACCCACACCAGCCCTCAAGCTCGAGTTCTTGAAGAAAAGCTTTAGAGTTATCATCGTCAGGCATCCCTTCACCAGGTACGTTACTTAGCTGATAATACTTACACAAACAGGTATATTGTAATCAAAAGGTAGACAGGTGGGATGAACCGGGTGGGTAAGCTATACAAAGGGATTGCACAGTTACCATGCATGCACAAAAATGTACGTCAACAATCTACCAGTAAGTGCATTTATAGTTGCTGTTCCTTCCACGTTTAAGGTCCTGACGGGAATGTTTTGCTTATACATGCAGGATCCTCTCGGCGTACCGAGACAAGATGACCAAGGAGCACCCACTGccgccaaaatttggcttcaagaAGTTGCAGCAGGATATCATGGCCAAGTATCGAACCCACAATAGCAGTGAGAGTTACCCCTTCCCGACCTTTGCGGAGTTTGTCCAGTATATCATCGACACGACTGCCAATTTCACCTCCATTCAACAATGGAGGAAGAATGTAAGTACTTCATGGGTAATATAATATTACGGCACGATCAAACAATGTATATTCCATGGTAGACGCTCAAGTACACAGACGTTAACTAAAGTCACACTTGTAAAACGAATAAGTAATACATAATTGAATATGCATAACTAAAGTGAACAGAACGAAGTGAATATTAACTTGtagagaaaatataattataaatgcGTAAAGGCACAAATAAACTAGCAGTACAGAGTAGGAACTGAACAGTATTTAACACAGAGTAAAcagtatgaagtaaacaattaaaaataaagatgtatgtttgtgtatgcacgatggtgggggggggggggggggggtgaagggatcCTGCATGAGCCTCTCCCATCGCCAGTACGGCGGCCAGAGAGAGACCAAAACCCTGGAAAGTGCCTAAGAACAAGATGGGGGACAGGGAGCGCCGGGAccaagaggggaagagggggccACAGGGATGGGGAGCAGAGGAACACCAACACTGGGAAAGGGGAAAACTCCGGAGCAACATTGAGACGCACAAACGGAGTACAGTAGTGAGTTTTAATTAATGTTGCTCCGGAGTTTTCCCCTTTCCCAGTGTTGGTGTTCCTCTACTACCCATCCCTgcggcccccccccctttccctctagGTCCCGGCGCTCCCTGTCCCCCACGCACAAACGGACAAACTGTACTCGGAGGTGGCAAAGCAGGAGGCTCGTCGACTGCCGCCAAGTTGGAGGCGGAGGGGAGTCTGGGACCAGCAAGCGCCGCGGTGCTGCCGACATACTCGTCCTCGACCTTCCGGTGCTGCTCGGGTTGTACAAGAATTCCCAGGACCTGGCAGACCTCCACGTACCCAGGACCTGACAGaaatgttgaccacaccacacactagaaagtgaagggacgacgatgtttcggtccgtcgaaacgtcgtcgtcccttcactttctagtatgcggtttggtcaacatatttcaaccacgttattgtgactcctcgtctgcacctggCAGAACTCCTCGTACCCAGGACCAAATACAGTCCGTAGATGCAAGGGAGAATAGGCTGCAGAGGACAGGTATTCCAGGACAACAGCGGGACACAGTGTGAACCCTGAAACAACTTACAGAGCGCGTCCTCTAGAGAGTGGGCAGTAGAAACTAACAGGGGAAGGACGTACGATTTGGGCACGGATCGTCGATTGTCCGCTACTGTTAACCAGAGTTATAACCATAATATTTGATTTATAAAAAAATAGAGGATCAGATTACAGTGGCTATTTAATTGAGTACATGAAGTCAATATAGGCTTATGAAGGTTCCCCTAGAGGACCTTAGCTAGAAACTGACCTTTCTCAGGATACGATCCAAAGCAGTTGCCTTACTGTCAGGTATTGATTTGGTTATTGtttggtgaacagagacatcaggtgaaaGTAACGTTACCCACCCGTTTTCTTCCTGCCGGAACTTTTCGGTTGTACAGACTGCGTTGGCCATTGCGCTGAACAAGAGGACCAAGATTCATCATGCATTTACGCAACTACTTatgaaacctgtatatctttcaaCGATTATGGCCGGTTTGTTAACATTTataaaacagtttatgagctccaaagcacaccgagtttgtttataacaataataaccttgaattGTGAAGTACCGAACGAAGTTtgtaagctgtttaataaatgtaaacaaagtggTCATAATTGTTGAAAGATGTATAGCTTTTGTAAGTGGTTGTGTAAATGTTTATTGAATCCTGGCCCCGGTTGTGACCTAATTGGCAGATCGTGCTCCAGGTTTAAGATGAGCTGTAGGGAGAGAGAACCCTTAAAAAGAATCACCTTATGGTTTCGTATACAGTTGGGGCAGAAAGTCTGTTAGGTTTATCAAGGTCCCGCTAAGCATTCACCAGGATGCAAGCTACAACAACTgtctagctcccagatacctattcactgctaggtaaacacaggcatcaggggaagataaacgtgccAAACCTTCTGTCCCGTTCGAGGATCGAACTCGCGCCGGTCCGTCTTCACGAGGTACAATGGTAACAGCCTAATGGACAGGAATTACATTCATCACACATACGAACACAACGTCATGGGGCAGATTGTAATCTATCGTGTGAAACAATCAGTAACACTAGGCTGTTTCACATGAATGTCTTTTTGTGTTAAACAATGAGGATTATGTTTGGATTTACCTGAAATAACTGAGGGTGGTTGACGGTGTATGGCCGACAGGTGAAGTGCTGGGTGCCGTACTGGGCGCAGTGCGGCGTCTGTACCAACGACTTCAACGTCATCATGAAACTGgagacgatggctgacgacgagaGGTTCTTCATCACCCTAGCCAACCTCGAGGAACTCAAGGTTAGTCAATGCCACAGTTGGATTATTATGCCCAAGGAACACAGCAGTCAAAAGGaagctgggtgtagtggtgtttaCAATTTAAGTTACAAGTTAACTTAAGTTTAGTTacaatcaagattgtaacttgcttagctaaatgaattgtggggttcatgcagttcctgagcccattacagcctctgtaaccctttccactaccgcccacaatatgggtatggggtgcataataaatgaactaaactaacttggtGCTAACTTATCTTGCGTGTTGTAAGGGCAGGGAAAACTGTTGGTGTGCTCAGTGTTGCTTGGTGATTGTTGGAGGTGTGCTCAGTGTTGCTTGGTGATTGTTGGAGGTGTGCTCAGTGTTGCTTGGTGATTGTTGGAGGTGTGCTCAGTGTTGCTTGGTGATTGTTGGAGGTGTGCTCAGTGTTGTTTGGTGATTGTTGGAGGTGTGCTCAGTGTTGCTTGGTGATTGTTGGAGGTGAGACAAGGTGCGGTCACCGTTGTGTTGCTTATTGGAAGTGAGAGGCAAGGTGTGCTCAATGTTGTTCCGCATGTTGCAGACTGCTGGTGAATGGCGGCACTTGAGGAACGTGTCGTCGTCGCAGGCGGCGCCGCAGTACTACACCCAGCTCACCCGCCGCCAAATGCTGGACCTCTACCACCGATACCAGCTCGACTTCGACCTCTTCGGTTACAATGTTGACGAGTATTTGCCGATGGCCAAGGACCACGCCTCCCTTCACTGATGCTACCACATCACTACACTTCCCTACATTATCATCTTCATCATGTTTTAATGGTTTTGTTTTCCATCCCGACAATAAACTTTAAATAATAAAAAAGAGCTCTAAATCCAATCAACGATTTCATATTCTTGGgtgtaaataaagaataagatttgtagatattaataataatattttatgatTGTatctataaaaagactatggtacATCCTTGCCTTAAATACTgaatgaaaaaaatatttctcATACAACTTTTAAATGCTGCATTGAACGAGAGACCATGCTGATAGAGATGAAAATTGTTTTAGAGCAGATTATGATGGACCGATGAATTACTTGGGGAGGTTACACAAGGCAAGTCTGATGAACATGAAGAGGCGGGCTGATGATTAAAATACAACAGATGAACTTAAGGAAAGtcctagggggaggggggagacaaaCCTTGATAGcaattgtgttgacaaaaataactaGAATGACTACAATTGCAATATATCCCAGGGACTATCAGACTAGTCCAAAAAGGTTAAGACTTACAGTTATCATTATTGATGCAAAAATCCTGCACAGACTATGTAACAGAAATCATTTAAATAGGAGATAAAGTGGCCAACACTTTGATCTATAGCCCCACAGAGAACCACAGAAGAATATGAAAATACCCAAAACTTTAATAGAGCCTGCATTAACATTCATAGTGTGTGGCAATCTACAAAGTAAACCTGCTAATAATTGGAAACTTCAGTCACAGCCAAATTGACTGGGAAACAATGGAGAGAAGTTTGCATATGATGATATGTATAAAGGTACTTCCTGATGCAATATGTAAAGAAGTAAACAAGATCTTACTGTAAGAATCATAGCTTCCCTGCTCATACTGACCTTAACAACACCTCTCTTGTTCCTAGACACTTAAGTCTTCAAAATATATTTTCTGTTTAAATGTTAAAATTatttgtttggggggggggggcagggggggggggggtgcaaagtGATGTGTGTTGAAATGCTAACATTATTTttggggtgaaggggggggggaccaaaggaactttatttaaattttaaaattattcATGAGGAAGATGGGGCTAAAGGAATGCATTTAAATTATATATCTATTTATGAAGGGTCTCAATGGATGTTTAAATGTTACATTAGATTTATTgtgtggaggaggtggaggatcCATCCCTGGTGCAAAATTCATGAGGTATGCCTCTGCACTCTTCCTTCTACTTGACACCTTCGGCTTCAATCTTTAACTGACTACATTGGCTCGCCTCGCAGTGTCTCCTTTTGTTTTAACTATTGCATTCTAGTATTTTGTCATTTATTCTACGAGGTTAAAGTTCTGTACAAATGTTATGTGTGGCATCTTATCAAACGTTTTAGAGAACTtcatgtacactacatgtaccAAGAGTCCTTTGTCTACTGTAGTTGGTTACTGCTTccagaaatgtgagcaggttagtTATACAGGATTGATCTTTTACAAAACTCAAGGCACCTACCCTGGAGAGCAAAGAACAAGAGCCTGTATAGCATGGGGCATGCAGCTTAACCGACCAACAGTCAACAACCTCCATGCCAAAAGTCATAACAGCTGCGAGCTAATTTGCTTTCTGGAAGGAATTTCTTGGTACAGTATGGTGATGATCTCTGACCCCAACCTCCCCCTTCATCTCTTTAAGGGGGGAGGGGCAAATTCTGGTCCTGGTCTTGAGTAGACATTCTTAGGTCATAGATATCTGGTGTATTCCTCATGGCTTAGATGCTCTCAGCTGTAGCACTGGGTAGCTGCTGAGGAGCCCCTCCCAGAAAATATGTTGTACACACTAGAATTTAAGATGGTTCATGACAACATTATTTTAAGGTTACCACGGTCCTGTACCATTTCTAGTTCATTTCACAGCTTGACATATTAATTTCTCCAAAAGTAAGAAATGATAGTTGCCCCTTGCTCGTGGCTATAGAGAGTGCTGTACTGTAATTATtcatgacttttttttttaattttgtatatTGGACCATACCTCATACATAAGCATTATCttatagtacataattacaccaGTAATTTAAAGACTTTATTATAATAAAACCTTCAATAGTGGTAATGACATAATATCACAGATTTTTCTGGAGATGCGGATATTATCATCACAATACCTCCTCAATATCataagaccaataatgtacatatACTGCAGTGTATAAACATCATTAGTATACATTTTTTAAGATAATATACACATATAAAGACCATTAGTGTTCACATATGAAGACCATTAGTGTTCACATATGAAGACCATTAGTGTTCACATATGAAGACCATTAGTGTTTACATATGAAGACCATTAGTGTCCACATATGAAGACCATTAGTGTCCACATATGAAGACCATTAGTGTCCACATATGAAGACCATTAGTGTCCACATATGAAGACCATTAGTGTCCACATATGAAGACCATTAGTGTCCACATATGAAGACCATTAGTGTCCACATATGAAGACCATTAGTGTCCACATGTGAAGACCATTAGTGTTCACATATGAAGACCATTAGTGTCCACATGTGAAGACCATTAGTGTTCACATATGAAGACCATTAGTGTCCACATATGAAGACCATTACTGTTCACATATGAAGACCATTAGTGTTCACATATGAAGACCATTAGTGTCCACATGTGAAGACCATTAGTGTTCACATATGAAGACCATTAGTGTCCACATGTGAAGACCATTAGTGTTCACATATGAAGACCATTAGTGTCCACATGTGAAGACCATTAGTGTTCACATATGAAGACCATTAGTGTCCACATATGAAGACCATTACTGTTCACATATGAAGACCATTAGTGTTCACATACGAGGACCATTAGTGTTCACATGTAAATAATTCTAAAACATTTAACCGGTAAAATATATTCTTGCGTCTCTTACAACACACACAACTTGTTTCATGATCTGTCCCGTAAGACATTTTTCCCAATAGCCTAAACTCTACTCAAATCAAGGAGACCTCATCATTATCCTTTTATAATCCAACATTAGCTAGTATGGAAGGCAATATAAATATGAGATCATGTTCTACACAAAATGACAACTACCcacacaaataaaaataaaaccataTATGATACAGCTTACAAGAGTATTTAAAACATGGCTTCTTAAAATTGTATTCAGTTACAAGCCAATTAAAAATCAACAgagaaatataaaaataatatatagagAAATAACATTATCAACATGaacttgaaaaatatatatatatatatattgatatcagAAATAACAGTACAGTATTTTTTTTCCAGCAACTTTGCTGTATAATTGCACCTTGTCTTAATCCATGCTTAAAAATGTTACACTGAATATCACTCAGTATCAGCATTTAAGGGAACCATTACTTGTGTCACATGGCATTTTAGGTGACGATTATAATTAGCCTTGGTAGTAAATGCTTTGCCACATGACTTACATTGGTGGGGTCTCTCACCTGTGTGAGTACGAAGATGTAATTTGTAGTTATAACTTGATGAGAATGATCTGTCACAATATGTACATGAATGAGGGCGTAAGAGGCGGTGAGTTGTTCGCACATGGTGGTTGAGATTGGATCGGTAATAAAATGAGGCATTACATACACCACAGGTATGAGATTTTGTTCCCGCATGACGATGAAGATGATCTTGAAGGTCTGATCGCCTAGCAAGTGTTTTCCCACATACTGGACAAACAGCTCCTCCCTCACCTGAATGATTAGTCATGTGTGAGTTATAGCTTGAAGCTGTGGACAGAGTTTGTCCACAAATCTGACACGAATATGTTGGGCGTTGGCTATTGTGTGTGAGTAAATGTGATTGTAACCCGGAGGCTTTGCTGAAACCTCGCCCGCAAATAGAACAGTGATGAGCAAAACATCCCTCATGCTCAGCTAAATGTCGTCGGTATACAGACTCTAAAGCAAATCCTTTACCACAGAGTTGACACCTATGGCTGAACTGACCCGTGCAAGTATCATGATGAGCCTGCATATTGCTGCGGTGACTAAAACTACGACCACAGTTGTCACAGGTAAATGGCTTCTCACCTGTATGCGTTCTCATATGAACCTGTAAATTGCGATTACTAGCAAAAGTCTTGGAGCATACATCACACTTACTGGCTTTCTTTTTTTGAGTATGAGTTTTTGTATGTGAAATTAAAGCCTGAAGTGATGTACATTCTTTTGAACAAATTTTACATGTTAAACTGTCCTGTGTATGATCTTCAAGATGCTTTtttagtttagcttttcttaggaAAATATTGTCACATAGCTTGCATGGATAGGTCTTGTGAAGCTGAACATGCCTAGTCAGTGCTCTCTCTGAACTAAATTTCTTTCGACAAGTGTCACAACTAAAGTGAAAGGCATAAGCTTTGTGCCTACGTTCAATGTGCCTTACCAAGGCCTGACGATTAGAAAACACTTGATCACACTGTCTGCATATTTGTAACTTGGCATGTTTCTTAGCTTTGATGTTTTTTGCTAAAAGTGTAGGCTTGTGGTACTCAGTAGCATCCTCAGCATTTCTTGGTTCATCCCGAGATAAACTTGAAGACACCACTGGAGAACTCTCTGCCAATTCTTCTATATGTGTGTCTACTGCTATAAGAGTTTTGCTAACTTGATCTCTGCCAGAACGTTTTACCTGATCAGCCTCAATACTTTCATGAGAAGTATGAGTTACAATCTCTAACTCTTCTTTATGTTGTACAGGTATTTCATTAACTGCAGAGCTTTCTATGGAATCTGTAGTTTGATCACAAACATTTCCTGTTGCCACCTTTATTTCATCTTCTTTGGTAATGTCT
The Procambarus clarkii isolate CNS0578487 chromosome 60, FALCON_Pclarkii_2.0, whole genome shotgun sequence genome window above contains:
- the LOC123766733 gene encoding carbohydrate sulfotransferase 10, with translation MEHRSMRWVTERRSRAALTLLLLAVFIYLITLSTHSSSGEEQTITLVMSASEARALMAGRVPHSLSQPQDVVQPAHDLAQPPPSAHNTTPQSPDKTQTLDFVVIRNRVYFNRSAAQVEQIKKSIPVRKTEEKKWSKKLELSAGAALMLQDFSKYEPEEREFMESRVQEMVERTRQVRKACQVKPKLEPVSSHMVWDDKHSVVWCPNYKVASTTWMINFLKLAHFNDDNPAIPDVPPEEKEKLKYLPKYGARHDVVNDIYPVPPTPALKLEFLKKSFRVIIVRHPFTRILSAYRDKMTKEHPLPPKFGFKKLQQDIMAKYRTHNSSESYPFPTFAEFVQYIIDTTANFTSIQQWRKNVKCWVPYWAQCGVCTNDFNVIMKLETMADDERFFITLANLEELKTAGEWRHLRNVSSSQAAPQYYTQLTRRQMLDLYHRYQLDFDLFGYNVDEYLPMAKDHASLH